In the Brettanomyces nanus chromosome 1, complete sequence genome, TGCTCACTAGTTACCCACTTCTAGCTAGTTTCATTTTTATTCCGCTTGTTTATCATATCTAGGTAACAAGCACAGACACACCACCAATCATTAGCCTCTTTCAGTCACCCAAATTCACATTAATTCCGAGAGAGAAACTCTACATAGAAATATCCCCGAAAAATCTCGGCGTTGAATTTATATCCGCTTAATAATCACTGGACATAATTGATTGATTGACATATTCGGTTTCCTATATTTAAAGAGTTTTTTCCATTTGAAGTTTCCATTTACATTTCATCGATTTGCATTATATTGATTACTATCAATTTTTGCTGATTATGATCAAAGAAGTTCCTCCATCTAGTTTGACGGAAAATAGCTACCAGCCGGATTCTCAGATTTCTCGGAAGAGACGAGTTGGCAAAGCATGCGATTCGTGCAGATTAAAAAAAACCAAATGCTCTGGGAAGCAGCCATGTGAGAAATGTACTGCAGACAATAAGATTTGCATTTATACCGAACGCAAGAAGTCTAGAGATAAGGTGTATTCTTACGATTATgtggagatgatggagaaacGACTCTGCGTGCTTCGCAAGGCCTTGTTAAAGCTGTGTGAGATAGTAAGGACAGATGATACAGATGAGATGACCACTTTCAAGCAGGGATTGGAGGTTGAAGAGTCTTCTAAAGGAGATGTGGCACTCTCTATAAACAACGTTGTTTCGTTATTGATTAATAAGCAAGAATTGGACCATGATCTTGGTATGCAGAATGAATTTTTTACGCGAATAGAAGCTGCCGAGCGCTTGGCCCTAAAAACGGAAGACCCCagcgaaaagaaaggaaatAAGCTGAAAAGACGCAGGTGCAGAAAATCCCTTAAGTTGCCTAAACGGGAAAGATCGGATTTATCGATTGATACCGAAGCGGAGAAATCCCATTTTTCTAAGGTTGTTACGCCATCAACAACATCTACCAGTAATTTTTCTGTTCCGAGATTTGCTGCTTCGACATCAGGGTCCACACTTTCCACGGGGTCATCCGGGTCGGATTCAATAAATTCATTAGCATCTCCTACAGAGAGTCTTTTTTCAGACtcactcttctctttcaattcagAAACAATGCTTTCCCCACAACTCAACAAAATAAGCGAAGATGAAACCCCAGAAAACTCACTGATGGATCTAAATATGGATCTTTCACCGTTTGATTCGGGTGCTCAATTTGCAACCGCTGCAATGAACGGATACTTCAGCACCAGTGGTAAAACCAGTGCGAATGAAACATCGGATGAACTGACCGGTGAAGGAAGTCTAAGCGGCTTTTCTACAATGTCAGCGAATTCCTTTCAACAGCAAACTA is a window encoding:
- a CDS encoding uncharacterized protein (EggNog:ENOG41): MGFHLHFIDLHYIDYYQFLLIMIKEVPPSSLTENSYQPDSQISRKRRVGKACDSCRLKKTKCSGKQPCEKCTADNKICIYTERKKSRDKVYSYDYVEMMEKRLCVLRKALLKLCEIVRTDDTDEMTTFKQGLEVEESSKGDVALSINNVVSLLINKQELDHDLGMQNEFFTRIEAAERLALKTEDPSEKKGNKLKRRRCRKSLKLPKRERSDLSIDTEAEKSHFSKVVTPSTTSTSNFSVPRFAASTSGSTLSTGSSGSDSINSLASPTESLFSDSLFSFNSETMLSPQLNKISEDETPENSLMDLNMDLSPFDSGAQFATAAMNGYFSTSGKTSANETSDELTGEGSLSGFSTMSANSFQQQTKSSSPSSFGDASSIVLKNLVTDNYSNQAVISPRELSFFDTTSTPADIPNSMRKTVSPLRHNFVHGHSHHSFSINPHPYLMGSDAKPDTPLEFSIHSKELN